From Nicotiana tabacum cultivar K326 chromosome 22, ASM71507v2, whole genome shotgun sequence, one genomic window encodes:
- the LOC107808506 gene encoding uncharacterized protein LOC107808506, with translation MHSVKEKVSNAAAAGKEHVDILKAKAEEKVEKAAARTKEEKTIAEERRKAKEAEAKMELHQAKARHAAEKLQAKQAHLGIGGHHHIGPTTVGGQGHHDPVGTTIPTTGTVAPAYPLGGYPPSHGHI, from the exons atgcaTTCTGTAAAGGAGAAAGTAAGCAACGCAGCTGCCGCTGGGAAAGAGCATGTTGATATACTCAAAGCCAAAGCTGAAGAAAAG GTTGAGAAAGCAGCAGCAAGGACAAAGGAAGAGAAAACGATAGCAGAAGAGAGAAGGAAAGCAAAAGAAGCAGAAGCTAAAATGGAGCTGCATCAAGCTAAAGCTCGCCATGCGGCGGAGAAGTTGCAAGCAAAGCAAGCTCATCTTGGAATTGGAGGGCACCACCATATTGGTCCAACTACGGTTGGAGGTCAAGGACACCATGATCCAGTGGGTACTACCATTCCAACTACTGGTACTGTTGCTCCTGCGTATCCTCTTGGAGGTTATCCTCCTTCTCATGGCCATATCTGA